One window of Oryza brachyantha chromosome 12, ObraRS2, whole genome shotgun sequence genomic DNA carries:
- the LOC102716187 gene encoding protein mago nashi homolog 2, translating into MATGGAGEDGASGEFYLRYYVGHKGKFGHEFLEFEFRPDGKLRYANNSNYKNDTMIRKEVFVSPSVLREARRIIQESEIMKEDDNNWPEPDRVGRQELEIVMGNEHISFTTSKIGSLVDVQTSKDPEGLRIFYYLVQDLKCFVFSLINLHFKIKPIQS; encoded by the exons AtggcgacgggcggcgccggcgaggacggcgccaGCGGCGAGTTCTACCTGCGGTACTACGTGGGGCACAAGGGCAAGTTCGGCCACGAGTTCCTCGAGTTCGAGTTCCGCCCCGACGGCAAGCTCCGCTACGCCAACAACTCCAACTACAAGAACGACACCATGATCCGCAAGGAGGTCTTCGTCTCCCCCTCCGTCCTCCGCGAGGCCAGGAGGATCATCCAGGAGTCCGAG ATCATGAAGGAGGACGACAACAACTGGCCGGAGCCCGACCGCGTGGGCAGGCAGGAGCTCGAGATCGTCATGGGCAACGAGCACATCTCCTTCACCACCTCCAAGATCGGCTCCCTCGTCGACGTCCAGACCAGCAAGGACCCGGAGGGCCTCCGCATCTTCTACTACCTCGTCCAG GATCTGAAGTGTTTTGTGTTTTCACTCATCAATCTCCACTTTAAGATCAAGCCTATTCAATCTTGA